A window of the Oncorhynchus masou masou isolate Uvic2021 chromosome 13, UVic_Omas_1.1, whole genome shotgun sequence genome harbors these coding sequences:
- the LOC135552240 gene encoding ETS domain-containing transcription factor ERF-like, which translates to MKPPGDTGFAFPDWAYKPESSPGSRQIQLWCFILELLRKEEYHEVIAWQGDYGEFVIKDPEEVARLWGARKCKPQMNYDKLSRALRYYYNKRILHKTKGKRFTYKFNFNKLVLVNYPFIDMGSGRGVPQSAPPVPTGGSHFRFPPSTPSEVLSPNEDLRSPGVFSSVARRMGRGSVSDCSDGTSTNSELEEGVGGEDRGGVGPERAFRGLLHPRLSHDSLFRAYGGPGGLGRPPPGHRVHGDPMSPFPVSPLPGPGGLLGSTLSPALSMTPGSHLPYTPSPSLSPMLGSHFSFNPDDMKRYLQAQHQSVYNYHLSPRAFFHYPNIVVPQPHRPSAAPDKPISAHHHAPPMPHSHSLHHHQGEEQHPSPFKFKLQPPPLGRKQRDCSASSTGGSSSSLGSSYAALGLLSNSSVGPPKIKVEPVSDIESDEEVEVTDISEEDELLDDYEGDVFTPPHPTNGTAPTAITNLGAIAADDLDEDVFKTPAAPPMGPLTPSLLGLKSEPGQGPPISPGGTLCIPLKLRFKRRWSEDQKMEADGEREEAEDKKVRAEKEVVEELTRRESENGEGPRRSPSMILGAPPAQRRASSELQRATAQLSLENHGAC; encoded by the exons ATGAAACCCCCTGGGGACACGG ggtTTGCCTTCCCCGACTGGGCCTACAAACCCGAGTCGAGCCCCGGCTCGCGACAGATTCAGCTCTGGTGCTTCATCCTGGAGCTGCTGCGGAAGGAGGAGTACCATGAAGTCATCGCTTGGCAGGGCGACTACGGAGAGTTTGTCATCAAGGACCCCGAAGAGGTGGCCCGACTGTGGGGTGCCCGCAAGTGCAAACCGCAGATGAACTACGACAAGCTGAGCAGAGCGCTTAG ATATTACTACAACAAGAGAATCCTCCACAAGACCAAAGGGAAGAGGTTCACCTACAAGTTCAACTTCAACAAGCTGGTGCTGGTCAACTACCCCTTCATCGACATGGGCTCTG GTAGGGGAGTCCCCCAGAGCGCCCCTCCCGTGCCGACCGGGGGCAGCCACTTCCGCTTCCCCCCCTCCACCCCGTCCGAGGTGCTCTCCCCCAATGAGGACCTGCGCAGCCCGGGCGTGTTCAGCAGTGTGGCCCGCCGTATGGGCCGCGGCTCTGTCTCCGACTGCAGCGATGGCACCTCCACCAACTCTGAGCTGGAGGAAGGCGTGGGGGGTGAAGATCGTGGCGGCGTGGGCCCAGAACGGGCGTTCCGCGGCCTCCTCCACCCCCGCCTCTCCCATGACTCGCTGTTTCGTGCCTACGGGGGACCCGGCGGGCTAGGCCGTCCCCCGCCCGGCCACAGGGTCCACGGTGACCCCATGTCTCCGTTCCCTGTGTCCCCACTGCCCGGCCCTGGGGGCCTCCTGGGGTCCACCCTGTCCCCAGCCCTGTCCATGACCCCTGGCTCCCACCTGCCCTACACCCCGTCcccctccctcagccccatgCTGGGTTCCCACTTCTCCTTCAACCCGGACGACATGAAGCGCTACCTGCAGGCCCAGCACCAGAGCGTCTACAACTACCACCTCAGCCCCAGAGCATTCTTCCACTACCCCAACATTGTAGTCCCCCAGCCCCACAGGCCTTCTGCCGCCCCTGACAAGCCCATATCAGCCCACCACCATGCCCCGCCCATGCCCCACTCCCATTCGCTGCACCACCATCAAGGGGAGGAGCAGCATCCCTCGCCCTTCAAGTTCAAGCTGCAGCCGCCTCCACTGGGGCGTAAACAGAGGGACTGCTCCGCCTCCTCTACCGGTGGATCCTCCTCCAGCCTAGGCTCCTCCTACGCTGCTTTAGGGCTGCTCTCTAACTCCTCAGTGGGCCCTCCCAAAATCAAG GTGGAGCCCGTCTCCGACATCGAGTCcgatgaggaggtggaggtgacCGACATCAGCGAGGAGGACGAGCTGCTCGACGACTACGAGGGCGACGTCTTCACCCCCCCTCATCCCACCAACGGAACTGCCCCTACCGCCATTACCAACCTGGGTGCCATTGCCGCTGACGACCTGGATGAGGATGTGTTCAAGACCCCCGCCGCCCCTCCCATGGGCCCTCTGACTCCCTCCCTGCTGGGCCTCAAGAGCGAGCCAGGCCAGGGACCTCCCATCAGCCCCGGTGGCACGCTCTGTATCCCCCTCAAGCTGCGCTTCAAACGCCGCTGGAGCGAGGACCAGAAGATGGAGGCCGATGGTGAGCGTGAGGAGGCCGAGGATAAGAAAGTGCGGGCAGagaaggaggtggtggaggagctgACAAGGAGGGAGTCAGAGAATGGGGAGGGGCCAAGGAGAAGCCCGTCCATGATTCTGGGGGCTCCTCCAGCCCAGCGCAGGGCCAGCTCCGAGCTGCAGAGAGCCACAGCCCAGCTGTCTCTGGAGAACCACGGAGCCTGTTGA